Below is a genomic region from Deinococcus koreensis.
CCTCGTAGTCCCGGCGCATCGTGCCGCCATCGCCGTAGGTCGTGCCGATCGGCTGTATCCACCCTTCCTCCCCCTGGGTGTAGGGAACGGCCGAGATCTCCGTCAGGCTGTCCAGAGCGGGCGACACCCTGACCACCAGCGTCACTCTCGGCCTTGTTCCAGGCACCAGCAAGACCGATGCCGGTTCGAAGGAGGTCTGAACCAGGAGCAGCTTTTCCTTGATCGTGACCGGGGCGCTGGCCAGGTCAATGCCGTTCTGGCTGACGATCAGCGTATACGAGCGTGGCCCCGGACGGAGGGAGTAGTCGGATGGGACGTCAGGCGCCGATATCCTGATGTTCTGGGGACTCGCGGCGCCAGGGAGTATGAGACTGGTCGTCTCCAGCTTCAGGCCACTGGTCTCGCCCTCAGCGACCACCAGCCGCAGGTCGACCGCCCCGCTGACGTTCTTGAAGGTGGCCGCCAGGGTGGCGCTCTGCTTATGAAAGATTTCCAGACTGCTCTGCCCCAGCGTCAGGCTGGGCTGGGCCGAGGCCACGCAGGTGATCCTGGGATTGGCCCAGTCGGCGTGGTCGAAGTCCTTGCCGTTGCCGGCGTCCGTGACCACCAGTCGCAGTTCCTGCTTGCCGGTGATGTCCAGGCTCGGCCGCTTCGTCGCGCTGCTCCCCGTCATCGTGCCCGAGTCGTAGGCTTTCACCCCGTCCAGGTACACCTGGAACACCACGCTGCCCCTGCTGCCCACTTCGTCGTCCACGCCGATATCGGCGGTGAAGCGCACACAGCTGGCCCCCGTCCCCTTCAGGCTGTAGCGCACGTCACTGCCGGCATGAACGCCTAGACCTTTCTTGTAGGTCACGCCGTTCAGGGTGATGACCCGGCCGTCGTTCGCTCCCTGTTCGCCGTTGGAACGGTCGATCTCCAGGGGGCCCCAGCCGTTGGTGGCCGAGAGGATCGGCTCGTAGAACAGCGTGTTCTCGCCGGGCGTCAGGGCCTGGGAGGTGAGCTGGGTGTCTGGCCGGGTGTAGGTCCACGGGTAATCCGCCCCGTTCGCGTAGGGGTTTTCCGAGGCTGGAGTGGGGCTCTGTGAGCAGCCGGCGAGGAGGGTTGTCACGACGAGACCGGAGGCGAGCAGAGGAGGTCGTAGCATGGTGCTCCTTGTGGCCGGGGGGCCGCGTCGAACAGACGCCTGGAAAACATGTCTGTCGGTTGTTTCGTCTCTGGCTCTTCGCGCCGGGCACTGCTTCCACGGGGCGGGGTGATGTGGATCGTCTCTCAATTTACCCCTCTCCTGCTTGTCTCGTCGGCTCGTCTCGTCGGCGGGGCCCACCGCAGGCTGACGTGGTCGATGGATGGCAACGAAGGTCGGCCCTGTCCTGGAGCCGGGGTCGAGATCAGCCAGGAGAGGTGATCCAGAGGGCAAGAAGACACTCGGATCAGACAGGGAGGTGACCGCACGAGACGTTGGACGCAGGAACCCGCTCTGAGGCCCCAGTGCTGCCAGGTTCCAGAACCACCATCTGAGCTGCCCAGAGTCTGTGGCACCACAAGATTCAAACCTGGCGACAGGAAAGCGGGCAGCCGTCAGGTTCACAGCTGCCCACAGAGATCAGGGCACGTTCAGGGCAGGAGGCGGATGGTTTCGCTCCCGGTCACGACGATGCGGTTCTTAGAATCGACTTTCACATCGCCAGCGCCCTTCGGCGGGAAGACGAACCCTGTGCCGCTGGTGCCGAAGCTCAGATCTTGAGACAGGGTCGGGGTGAAACGAGCGAGAACCCCGCCACTCGGTGATCCGGCCCCAACAACAACCTTGCCGTCAGTCTGAAGGGCCAGTGAGCTCACACTGTTGGAGTCGTAGGCTTCGCCAGAGCGGAACTCGGCTGTTGCAGTGGGTGCACCGTTGGGCGCACGCCGTTCAATGTAGCTTGTTGTGTTGCCCCGACCAACCGAACCGCCTATATACATCCCGCCATCAGAGGCCACAGCGACAGCATTAAAAGTGCTGTAACTGTACTGATTAAAGCCTCCGCTCCCCAGGAACGTGAGGTCGAGCTGTCCATCCCTGGTGAAGCGGACAACGGCTGCGGCGGAATAGAACTCATTGGATTCGCCCACTCCTACAATTCTGCCGTCAGGGGACAGGGCGGCAGCATAGAACTGGTCATTGGGCCGGATCTTATAGGTCGAGTTGAATGCCGTGCCATCTACAAACGTGACACCCGCTGTTCCGAAGGTGGCGTCCAGGGTTCCCTCAGGCACCAGACGGGCCACCATGAAATCGCGTGAAGAATAGACCGTGCCCACAGGGTTGAGATAAGACCGGGATGCCGAGCCGATCAACACGATGTTTCCGCTCTGCTGCACCACTACATCACGCAGTTCGGCACTCTCCGTGCCGGCGAACACCGGCCGAACCACGCCCCCCACTCCTAAGGTGGCATCCAGAGTCAGATCGGTCTTGAAGCGGACGACGACCGGGGCATTGTTCTGCTGCCCCACCACCACCAGCTTGCCATCGGGCTGACGGGCGACGCCGTAGGCGCTCAGGGTGCCGGCCAGATTCGCACTGCCACTGCCCACCACTGCGCCACCGGTCGAAAGCCGCTTGAGGCTGAAATCGCTGCCCAGCACGACCACCGAATCGCCCGGCTCGACCACCGAGTCCACGCCACTCACGGCCACCCGGCCCGCCACACCGAACCCCGGATCAAAGGTGCCGGAGGGGCCTGTCGTCGAGGCCACGCAGGTGATCCTGGGGTTGGCCCAGTCGGCGTGGTCGAAGTCCTTGCCGTTGCCGGCGTCGGTGACAATCAGCCGCAGTTCCTGCTTGCCGGTGATGTCCAGGCTCGGCCGCTTCGTCGCGCTGCTCCCCGTCATCGTGCCCGAGTCGTAGGCTTTCACCCCGTCCAGGTACACCTGGAACACCACGCTGCCCCTGCTGCCCACTTCGTCGTCCACGCCGATATCGGCGGTGAAGCGCACACAGCTCGCCCCCGTCCCCTTGAGGCTGTAGCGCACGTCACTGCCGGCGTGCACGCCGAGACCTTTCTTGTACACCATACCGTTCAAGGTAATGACTCGGCCATCGTTGGGGCCCTGTTCACCGTTGGAACGGTCGATTTCCAGCGGGCCCCAGCCGTTGGTGGCCGAGAGGATCGGCTCGTAGAACAGCGTGTTCTCGCCGGGCGTCAGGGCCTGGGAGGTGAGCTGGGTGTCTGGCCGGGTGTAGGTCCACGGGTAATCCGCCCCGTTCGCGTAGGGGTTTTCCGAGGCTGGAGTGGGGCTCTGTGAGCAGCTATACAGCGAGAGCGATACGAGAAGGCCAATGACGACTTTGTGCGGGGATCGGGACATGGTGCTCCTTATGGCTAGAGGCCGCGCCCGTGAGGCGCCTGGAATTTGAGAGTTCGGAATCTCACTATGCCTCCGAGGCCACTGGCCCACTCACCCATCTGGGGGCAGAAGTGTTGGGTTTTTCTCAATCGCCTTCCCACGAATCCGTCAGGACGGTGGGCCATCCATCCCCTGCTGAGCGTGAAATAGTGCCGGGCATGGATAAGCGCAAGCTTTTGGGCACCGATCTGACCGTCAGCGCGGTCGGCTTCGGGGTATGGACGGTCGGGACGACCTGGTGGGGCGTGAAGGACGAGGAGATGGGCAAGGGCCTGCTGCGCCGCGCCTTCGACCTGGGCATCACCTTTTTCGACAACGCCGACACGTACGCCTCGGGCCGCGCCGAGGAGCTGCAGCGCGAGGCCCTGGGCGACGTGCGGGAGCAGATCGTCATCGGCACGAAGTTCGGCTACGACATCTACACCCACCCGGATCGGCCGGGACAGCAGGAGCGGCCGCACGACTGGTCGCCCCAGTACCTCCGCAAGGCGCTGGAGGGCAGCCTGAAACGGCTGGGTACCGATTACATCGACTATTATCAGCTTCATAACCCGCGTATGGACGCCATCCGGGCGGATGACCTGTGGGCGGAACTGGAGAAGGCGAAATCCGAGGGCCTGATCCGCGCCTACGGCACGGCGCTGGGGCCGGCCCTGAACGAGCGGCAGATCGAGGAAGGTGTGGCCAGCCTGAAGGAGCGCCGCGCGCCGACCCAGATCATCTACAACCTGCTGGAGCAGATGCTGGGCGAGCCCATCCTGGCCGCGGGCGAGCAGGAGGGCGTGGGCGTGATGGCCCGCGTGCCCCACGCCTCCGGGCTGCTGGAGGGGTACATGACCCTGGAGACCGAGTTCGAGCCCGGCGACCACCGCAACTGGCGCATGACCACCAACGCCCGCCGCAAGGCCTGGATGGAAGACGGCCTGAAGAAGGTCGAGCAGCTCAGCGCCGAGTTCGTGGAGGGGCGGGGCCGCACCATCGGGCAGCTGGCGATCCAGTTCGCGCTGCGCTCCCCGGTGATGGCGAGCGTGCTGCCGAACATCTATTCGGCTGCCAATCTGGAGGAGTACGCCGCGACCTTCGGGGCCGCGCCGCTCACGGACGCCGAGTATGACGCGATTCAGGCGCTGTATCGGGACAACTTCGGCTTCGAGCACGATCTGCGTGGCCAGGCGGTGGCCCAGTGAGCGGCCGCCCAGACGACGCATCCCCGCCGACCCCGGCCCCCGACGCCGCGCCGCCCACCGGCCGTCCGGCGCCCGCACCCGGAGGCCGACCCAAGATGATGGTCGATCTCGACCCCAGCGGGCAGGTCACGGGGCGCGAGGCCGACCGGGCCAACCGGCAGTTCCTGAACTACGCCTTCTTCAAGCTCGATCCGGCGTTCCGCCGCCTGCCGGGCGCCGAGCGCGAGGAACTCAAGGCCGAGTTCCTGGCCGCCGCGCAGGGCTGGGTGGGCGACGCCCCGGCGGAAAAGGGCCTGATCCTGCGCCCCTACTCGCTGGTGGGCGTGCGGGCCGACGTGGATTTCATGCTCTGGCGGATCGCCTTCGACGTGCGCGAGTTTCAGGACGCCCAGGCGCGGCTCAACCGCACCCGCCTGATGGGCTACCTGACCCAGCCCTTCAACTTCGTGAGC
It encodes:
- a CDS encoding NPCBM/NEW2 domain-containing protein, with translation MLRPPLLASGLVVTTLLAGCSQSPTPASENPYANGADYPWTYTRPDTQLTSQALTPGENTLFYEPILSATNGWGPLEIDRSNGEQGANDGRVITLNGVTYKKGLGVHAGSDVRYSLKGTGASCVRFTADIGVDDEVGSRGSVVFQVYLDGVKAYDSGTMTGSSATKRPSLDITGKQELRLVVTDAGNGKDFDHADWANPRITCVASAQPSLTLGQSSLEIFHKQSATLAATFKNVSGAVDLRLVVAEGETSGLKLETTSLILPGAASPQNIRISAPDVPSDYSLRPGPRSYTLIVSQNGIDLASAPVTIKEKLLLVQTSFEPASVLLVPGTRPRVTLVVRVSPALDSLTEISAVPYTQGEEGWIQPIGTTYGDGGTMRRDYEVVGDLPAFVNETTLGFYAAASNFAGYRLPGYFTAYTYLAVRKAP
- a CDS encoding NPCBM/NEW2 domain-containing protein yields the protein MSRSPHKVVIGLLVSLSLYSCSQSPTPASENPYANGADYPWTYTRPDTQLTSQALTPGENTLFYEPILSATNGWGPLEIDRSNGEQGPNDGRVITLNGMVYKKGLGVHAGSDVRYSLKGTGASCVRFTADIGVDDEVGSRGSVVFQVYLDGVKAYDSGTMTGSSATKRPSLDITGKQELRLIVTDAGNGKDFDHADWANPRITCVASTTGPSGTFDPGFGVAGRVAVSGVDSVVEPGDSVVVLGSDFSLKRLSTGGAVVGSGSANLAGTLSAYGVARQPDGKLVVVGQQNNAPVVVRFKTDLTLDATLGVGGVVRPVFAGTESAELRDVVVQQSGNIVLIGSASRSYLNPVGTVYSSRDFMVARLVPEGTLDATFGTAGVTFVDGTAFNSTYKIRPNDQFYAAALSPDGRIVGVGESNEFYSAAAVVRFTRDGQLDLTFLGSGGFNQYSYSTFNAVAVASDGGMYIGGSVGRGNTTSYIERRAPNGAPTATAEFRSGEAYDSNSVSSLALQTDGKVVVGAGSPSGGVLARFTPTLSQDLSFGTSGTGFVFPPKGAGDVKVDSKNRIVVTGSETIRLLP
- a CDS encoding aldo/keto reductase: MDKRKLLGTDLTVSAVGFGVWTVGTTWWGVKDEEMGKGLLRRAFDLGITFFDNADTYASGRAEELQREALGDVREQIVIGTKFGYDIYTHPDRPGQQERPHDWSPQYLRKALEGSLKRLGTDYIDYYQLHNPRMDAIRADDLWAELEKAKSEGLIRAYGTALGPALNERQIEEGVASLKERRAPTQIIYNLLEQMLGEPILAAGEQEGVGVMARVPHASGLLEGYMTLETEFEPGDHRNWRMTTNARRKAWMEDGLKKVEQLSAEFVEGRGRTIGQLAIQFALRSPVMASVLPNIYSAANLEEYAATFGAAPLTDAEYDAIQALYRDNFGFEHDLRGQAVAQ